CGAAGGAAGAATCGAAACAGACTACACAGGCAACAAGGCCTATTCTGCCATCCGTATAACGGAGGGCGGAGCACTAGTTATGGGAGGTGGCGTGATCGATTCAGAGGTCTACGGCATATACGTCGCCACCGGAGGAAGACTCACGGTGAACGACGGCAGGATCGATGCGAGATACTCCGCCATCTCCGGCAACGGAACCCAGAACGGGGCCGTGGTGGAGATAAACGGCGGGGTGTTCAAATCCTACGAAACGGCGGCCGTGTACTTCCCCAGCACCGCGAGTCTGACCGTGACCGGCGGAACCTTCGAGGGTAAGACCGGTTTCGATGTACGGGCGGGAGAGGTATCGATAGTTGGTGCCGAGATAATCGTGACGGGGAAGGCCTCCTACGGCGGAGCCGGAACCAGCGGCCCCTCCTCCTGGGGGATGGGCATAGCGGTGATCGATCACTCGAGTTACGCGACGGACTCTGAAATTTCGGTGTTCGTTGGTGAAGGAACGACCGTGACCGGCGGATCTTACGATCTCTACATAGGGGATCTGAACAGATTCGATTCCGGAGATTATGTGAATCGCTTCAACATGGGAAAGCTGGGTGAGACTTACACCGCCTATCATAATATCACAGTAACCGTGGAAGGCCTCTTGGAATACAACACGGCCAAAGCAGCAGAGGGTTCTCCAAGGTTCGTTATCAATATGGGTTCGGGACCCGAAACAAGTACGACAACCAAAATAACCATAGATTCCGTAGCTAAGCGGATATTCGCCAACGGCACTCCGATCAACATAGACGACGGTTCGGCAGACGGTCAGAGCAGCATAAGCATCGCGGCTTGGGACAACGGTTCGCCCGGTGGTTGGGTGGAGATGATCGGCACGATCGACATATCATCCTACGACGTGTTCGGAGGTTCCAAGGAGACCGCGGTCGATAACACCTACGTTAGTGTGACCGGAGGAGTCTTGGATGACGTCATAGGGGGCGGTTATTCCGCTGTTCAGGAAAGCAGAGCCGACGTCATCGGATCCTCCACGGTGATCGTTGATTCCGGTAACGTGGACGATGTCATGGGCGGTTCGGTGGGTTATGCCCAGGTGGGTGCCGCTCACGTCCGTGTGAGCGGAGACACGACCGCCTGGTATGTGGCCGGAGGCGGTTCCATGAACGGCGTAGGCTCATACGATGCGCCTACCGGCATCGACCGCTTCCTCAACATCACGGGCACGACCGAAGTGACGATCGAGGGGGGCGAGATCGTCGCCGTCTTCGGCGGATGCTACGGAGGTTATTCCTACGTGGGCACGGCTGCGACCCAGATATCAGGCGGCATCATCGACACGGTCGTGGCCGGCGGCATGAACGGAATAACCTCGGACGCGACCTTGAACATAGAGGGGAATGCAGAAATAAAATGCATAACCACAGGTAACAGGGGAGAGGTCACGAAAGCCGTCATCAACGTGGTGTCCCTGACCAGGGCCGACATGCTGATCGTCGGGGCGACCACGGGCAACACAAGCACCGACGGAGGCCCCAACGCCATATTCGGCGATATAACCATCAATGTGGCGCAGAGCGACGTCATAGAGAAGATGATACTCGGAGGGTCCATCTGGACAAATTCGCATTTCAACCCCTGGGCTCCCGAACGCCGTGATTCCCTAGCCGGGGCCGACGTAACTCTCAACGCACCCGGGTGCACGATCCTGAGTTACGATCAGGACGAATCCGGGGCCAATGTGGCCAGGGACTACACCGTCGGAGCAGGGAAGACCTGGACGATAGGTGCGGGAGCGACTTTAGAAGTGGTTTCGGACGCAACTCTGACGATCGATGCGGGAGCGACTTTAGAAGTGGTTTCGGACGCAACTCTGACAATCGATGGATCGGTCATCAGCACCATATCCTTCGACTCCGACGGCGGTTCCGATGTCTTGTCGATAACGGCGGACTACGACTCGACCGTGAACGCCCCGGCGGCCCCGACCAAGGACGGATATATATTCGCCGGATGGGACCCCGCTCTTCCTTCGACCATGCCACTGAACGGCGCGTCCCTGACCGCCCGGTGGACCCCTGTGGAATATATAATATCCTTCGACTCCGACGGCGGTTCCGATGTCTTGTCGATAACGGCGGACTACGGCTCGGCCGTGAACGCCCCGGCGGCCCCGACCAAGGACGGATATATATTCGCCGGATGGGACCCCGCTCTTCCTTCGACCATGCCACTGAACGGCGCGTCCCTGACAGCGAAGTGGATTGAGGTGTCCGAAGAGGTATCTGTGGAGGCAGATG
The nucleotide sequence above comes from Candidatus Cloacimonadota bacterium. Encoded proteins:
- a CDS encoding InlB B-repeat-containing protein, which translates into the protein MIDSEVYGIYVATGGRLTVNDGRIDARYSAISGNGTQNGAVVEINGGVFKSYETAAVYFPSTASLTVTGGTFEGKTGFDVRAGEVSIVGAEIIVTGKASYGGAGTSGPSSWGMGIAVIDHSSYATDSEISVFVGEGTTVTGGSYDLYIGDLNRFDSGDYVNRFNMGKLGETYTAYHNITVTVEGLLEYNTAKAAEGSPRFVINMGSGPETSTTTKITIDSVAKRIFANGTPINIDDGSADGQSSISIAAWDNGSPGGWVEMIGTIDISSYDVFGGSKETAVDNTYVSVTGGVLDDVIGGGYSAVQESRADVIGSSTVIVDSGNVDDVMGGSVGYAQVGAAHVRVSGDTTAWYVAGGGSMNGVGSYDAPTGIDRFLNITGTTEVTIEGGEIVAVFGGCYGGYSYVGTAATQISGGIIDTVVAGGMNGITSDATLNIEGNAEIKCITTGNRGEVTKAVINVVSLTRADMLIVGATTGNTSTDGGPNAIFGDITINVAQSDVIEKMILGGSIWTNSHFNPWAPERRDSLAGADVTLNAPGCTILSYDQDESGANVARDYTVGAGKTWTIGAGATLEVVSDATLTIDAGATLEVVSDATLTIDGSVISTISFDSDGGSDVLSITADYDSTVNAPAAPTKDGYIFAGWDPALPSTMPLNGASLTARWTPVEYIISFDSDGGSDVLSITADYGSAVNAPAAPTKDGYIFAGWDPALPSTMPLNGASLTAKWIEVSEEVSVEADDDKVMICIPEGCDVVQLEMIFEDKVKVTIEEDSIGSIAGGLLEVSLSKSGEGEIFELTMTLGGEEASGFGIRVTLPYAG